In a genomic window of Pseudomonas oryzihabitans:
- the lptB gene encoding LPS export ABC transporter ATP-binding protein, with protein MTVTLKAQHLAKSYKGRQVVRDVSVSIDSGQIVGLLGPNGAGKTTCFYMIVGLVKADQGRVLIDDEDVTALPMHGRARAGIGYLPQEASIFRKLTVADNILAILETRKDLDKAGRLRELESLLQEFHITHIRDNRGMSLSGGERRRVEIARALATAPKFILLDEPFAGVDPISVGDIKQIIRHLKAKGIGVLITDHNVRETLTICETAYIVNDGQLIAEGTAEEVLANDLVKEVYLGHEFRL; from the coding sequence ATGACGGTTACGCTCAAAGCCCAGCATCTGGCCAAGAGCTACAAGGGTCGTCAGGTCGTTCGTGACGTCAGCGTCAGCATCGACAGCGGCCAGATCGTCGGCCTGCTCGGCCCGAACGGCGCCGGCAAGACCACCTGTTTCTACATGATCGTCGGCCTGGTGAAGGCCGATCAGGGTCGCGTCCTGATCGATGATGAGGATGTCACCGCCCTGCCCATGCACGGTCGCGCCCGCGCCGGGATCGGCTATCTGCCGCAGGAAGCCTCGATCTTTCGCAAGCTGACCGTGGCCGACAATATTCTCGCCATCCTGGAAACCCGCAAGGATCTGGACAAGGCGGGTCGGTTGCGTGAGCTGGAAAGCCTGCTGCAGGAATTCCACATCACCCACATCCGCGACAACCGCGGCATGAGCCTGTCGGGTGGTGAGCGCCGCCGCGTCGAGATCGCCCGCGCCCTGGCCACCGCACCCAAGTTCATCCTGCTGGATGAACCCTTTGCCGGTGTGGACCCCATCTCGGTGGGCGACATCAAGCAGATCATCCGCCACCTCAAGGCCAAGGGCATCGGTGTACTCATCACCGACCACAACGTGCGGGAAACCCTGACCATTTGCGAGACGGCCTATATCGTCAACGACGGCCAACTTATCGCCGAAGGTACCGCCGAGGAAGTCCTCGCCAATGACTTGGTGAAGGAAGTCTACCTGGGCCACGAATTCCGCCTCTAG
- the lptC gene encoding LPS export ABC transporter periplasmic protein LptC yields MFGSLRRPVLLVLIAAALIAIGYWNILPQRFVDAPATAQQDSAIDGYALNTRTIQYRLDGKIQYELTAERSEHVKATDVTLVTRPDMLAFRGTEFPWHIRSARAEVAPGGTQAELIDDVRVERTDERGRPVVLTTTRMTVFPDKQYAQTEQAVRIDAANGVTTAKGMKAYLEDGRMLLLSNVRGQYEVR; encoded by the coding sequence ATGTTTGGCAGTTTGCGCCGCCCCGTGCTGTTGGTCCTGATCGCCGCCGCGCTCATCGCGATCGGCTACTGGAACATCCTGCCGCAGCGCTTCGTCGATGCTCCGGCAACGGCTCAGCAAGACAGCGCCATCGATGGCTATGCTCTCAATACCCGGACGATTCAGTATCGCCTGGACGGCAAGATTCAGTACGAACTCACCGCGGAGCGCAGCGAGCACGTCAAGGCCACCGATGTCACCCTAGTGACCCGGCCCGATATGCTGGCCTTTCGCGGCACCGAATTCCCGTGGCACATCCGCAGTGCCCGGGCCGAAGTCGCCCCAGGCGGCACCCAAGCGGAGCTGATCGATGACGTGCGCGTGGAGCGAACCGACGAGCGAGGCCGCCCAGTAGTGCTCACCACTACGCGTATGACCGTCTTTCCCGACAAACAATATGCGCAAACCGAGCAAGCCGTTAGAATCGACGCTGCCAATGGGGTGACGACGGCCAAAGGCATGAAAGCGTATCTAGAAGACGGCAGAATGCTCCTGCTGTCCAACGTAAGAGGCCAGTATGAGGTTCGTTAA
- the lptA gene encoding lipopolysaccharide transport periplasmic protein LptA, with protein sequence MRFVKTLPFLFTLGATLSSAAAWALPTDRTQPIRVQADSAELDDKQGVAVYRGDVVITQGTMKITGNTVTLTQDNQGNIKVATSVGKPAYFEQKPAPDKDIVKAYALTIQYFAQENRIILIDQAKVVQQGNTFEGEKIVYDTQRQIVNAGRANGSKVTTPRPRIDMVIQPKDQQPGQGQ encoded by the coding sequence ATGAGGTTCGTTAAAACCCTCCCCTTCCTGTTCACCCTTGGCGCCACCCTGAGTAGTGCTGCTGCCTGGGCGCTGCCGACCGACCGCACCCAGCCGATCCGCGTGCAGGCCGACAGCGCCGAGCTCGATGACAAGCAGGGCGTGGCCGTGTACCGCGGCGACGTGGTCATCACCCAGGGAACCATGAAGATCACGGGCAACACCGTGACCTTGACCCAGGACAACCAGGGCAACATCAAGGTTGCGACCTCGGTGGGCAAACCGGCCTACTTCGAGCAGAAGCCAGCGCCAGACAAGGACATCGTCAAGGCCTATGCCCTGACCATCCAGTATTTCGCCCAGGAAAACCGCATCATCCTGATCGACCAGGCCAAGGTGGTCCAGCAGGGCAATACCTTCGAAGGTGAGAAGATCGTCTACGACACCCAGCGCCAGATCGTGAATGCCGGCCGCGCCAACGGCAGCAAGGTCACCACACCGCGCCCGCGGATCGATATGGTCATCCAGCCAAAGGACCAGCAGCCGGGGCAGGGACAATGA